A region of Lichenibacterium dinghuense DNA encodes the following proteins:
- a CDS encoding ParA family protein, with the protein MRIVALVTQKGGSGKSTLAASIAVEMQARGETVFLVDMDPQRSLATWARGRSDRRLAGAAVGPERLDDVLATLRARAVTLSVIDTPANLSPATDAAILAADLILVPVRPTAFDLWAAEATWRRVRDLGRDCAFVLNQCPTLQVSRRVRTGIEALDAMGAVLSPPVTARVDYQDAMSRGLGPSEVDPAGEASREIRLLCRAIRRRIDDSCAGRSRGQQSAAVQAGPPR; encoded by the coding sequence ATGCGGATCGTGGCGCTGGTCACGCAGAAGGGGGGATCGGGCAAAAGCACGCTCGCGGCCTCGATCGCGGTCGAGATGCAGGCCCGCGGGGAAACGGTGTTCCTGGTCGACATGGACCCCCAGCGGTCGCTCGCCACCTGGGCGAGGGGGCGGTCGGACCGGCGCCTGGCGGGTGCGGCCGTCGGCCCCGAGCGCCTCGACGACGTCCTGGCGACGCTCCGCGCGCGCGCCGTCACGCTGTCGGTGATCGACACGCCCGCGAACCTGTCCCCGGCCACCGACGCCGCCATCCTCGCGGCCGACCTCATCCTCGTGCCCGTGCGCCCGACGGCCTTCGACCTGTGGGCCGCCGAGGCGACCTGGCGCCGGGTGCGCGACCTCGGGCGGGACTGCGCCTTCGTGCTGAACCAGTGCCCGACCCTCCAGGTCAGCCGGCGCGTGCGGACCGGCATCGAGGCCCTCGACGCCATGGGGGCCGTGCTGTCCCCGCCCGTCACCGCGCGGGTCGACTATCAGGACGCCATGTCGCGCGGCCTCGGGCCGTCGGAGGTCGACCCGGCCGGGGAGGCCTCGCGGGAGATCCGGCTGCTGTGCCGCGCGATCCGGCGGCGGATCGACGACTCTTGCGCGGGCCGCTCACGGGGGCAGCAGAGCGCGGCCGTGCAGGCCGGCCCGCCACGATGA
- a CDS encoding chemotaxis protein CheD codes for MRHVVQGEHKVGDDPDECLVTLLGSCVSACLHDPVAGLGGMNHFLLPGAEAGGRGGESLGVHAMELLVNALLVRGASRSRLVAKLFGGADTMRGLSDVGARNAAFASAFLAREGVHVASECLGGARGRKLQFWPASGRARRSFMAAAAVVTGAGPATSAPASGVLELF; via the coding sequence GTGCGCCACGTCGTCCAGGGCGAGCACAAGGTCGGCGACGATCCGGACGAGTGCCTGGTCACGCTGCTCGGGTCCTGCGTCTCGGCCTGCCTCCACGACCCCGTCGCCGGGCTCGGCGGCATGAACCACTTCCTGCTGCCCGGCGCGGAGGCCGGTGGGCGCGGCGGTGAGAGCCTCGGCGTGCATGCCATGGAGCTGCTGGTCAACGCGCTGCTCGTCCGCGGCGCGTCCCGGTCGCGCCTGGTCGCGAAGCTGTTCGGCGGCGCCGACACGATGCGCGGCCTGTCCGACGTCGGGGCGAGGAACGCCGCCTTCGCGAGCGCCTTCCTGGCGCGCGAGGGCGTCCACGTCGCCTCGGAGTGCCTCGGCGGCGCGCGCGGCCGCAAGCTCCAGTTCTGGCCCGCCTCGGGCCGGGCGCGGCGCAGCTTCATGGCGGCCGCGGCGGTCGTGACCGGGGCTGGCCCCGCGACGTCGGCGCCGGCCTCCGGCGTGCTCGAACTCTTCTGA